In Ptiloglossa arizonensis isolate GNS036 chromosome 10, iyPtiAriz1_principal, whole genome shotgun sequence, the genomic window TGTCtcagaacaaaattttcaaatatttatataattttattaatctcAAGATTGGAAGGTGAAATATTAAACCGGTTTATGATAAGCTTTTCTGTAATGGATTACTGTAGCTTTATTGTAAATCATTATTATATAGCAACTATCGCTACAAGTTTAAGTTAACAGaaggtaatttttttatattttatttaaatatcagtTTTGCGGAAGATAAACACAAAActatgtttaatttatttatttttttgtaaaaaaagaaaaaagaaaaattcaaaagttTGATTTCACAATttctatacatacatacgtggaAGATAGCAATTTATGTTTATATATACCGTTTCATATACTATTTTTGTTCTTAGAAAcagtaaatattcaaaattgtctTCGCATACTGGTCAATTAGAAAaacttttacaaaataaaacgaCACTTTGGACCTTGCATTTTAAAAAGTTATGTTAGAACATTTTTGTGGTCTTTATATTACTGGTTTTgacttttttatttaatttaaaagtcaaccatataaaagtagaaaccagcaaGTTAACTTTCAAATTTTACTTTGTAAATTGCTTGTGCCAACctcgatttaaatttttaattgtaacaTAATTAAAACCATGAAACATACAAATCAATGTAATTTCTAGACGAGACTTAAATTTTAATTGCTACATAGAATATTAAGAGAGAGGGAGCAGTATCAACGTTTTTTACGAGATTTTGAAGGGCGAGTATTCTTTTTAATAGTACCAGACGTTTCTGGGATCAATATACGACCTGATGCAATTTCTTCCCTCAACTCTGATTTTTCAACTTTCTTTTGAGCGTCAAGATAGAACATTAAATCTTGCACCTGTTCCTTTAGATCCGCGACTTCTGCTTGTTTTGCGCTTTGACATTCAGTCATTTCGTTTTGCAGGGTTTTGTATTTATCTTGCCAAGAAGCTTGATTTAATTCTAATGCTTTTCTTAGTTCTTTCTCTTCGGTTAATTCCGCCTGAACTTGTACTAATTTATTACTAACTTGTTGCAGTCGTTTATCTACGCTTTGCTTTTCACGACTTAGTGTTGCTAACTGTTCCTAAGGTACATATTGAAAAAACcaaattgtttataaaaatattcaagataATTATGATtccatttaatatatttaagtatGTACCTTGACTTTGGCGTTTTCTTCCGAAACTTGACTTAGCTTTTCTCTAAGTTCTGTAGTTTGTAAAACAGAATGTTGTTCTAATCGTCCCAGTCTCTCTTCAAAATACTGTCTTTGAGTTTCTAATTGTGATGTTAGAAGATAAGTGAACTCTAACTGTACAGAATCTACTTTCTCTTCCATTGCAGCACCTTCAGCCTTGGTCGCTGTAGGGCCGCCTTCAACCATTTTTCCATCTTTGTTTTGTAATAATCGGTGAACAAAATTATCTCCAACATAATCCCAGACTCTGTTATTGCCTAATTGCATggcataacaatggtgtgtctcaCGATAATGCTGGAAAGCGTGTCCTTGATGATATCGCGAGCAACCTATATGTCCACATATTAAGCAGATCCACAGAGCATCATTACTCTCTCCactatctaaaaaatatttatgcagTTACTATATTCCTTTTTCCCTTTCTTGCTtaataaaagaaagtaaaaagcttttattttttacatactGCACTCCATACAGTAGCTGTCTGCAAGTGATTCTGGTGTTTGAGCATATCTACAAACTGGACAAGAAGTGTCTCCCCATTTAGCCAGGCAACTTGCATGAAATGTGTGGTTGCACAGAATTGTTAAAATTCCATCTACACTCTCGTCCATTCTCTCCAAACAAACTGGGCAAAGTGGTAATTCTGTGTGCCCAGACAAAGGCATAGCATTATATGTCACTTCTACACTATAAACAAACACCATGTGACAAATAACATCTGGTTCAAAGGAATTGTACGGTGCACCATTAAAAGAACCATAAAATTCTGTTGCTGCATTCTGGAATATTATACAAGATTTGGCATTATGATAtggtaattataaatatatgtcaatataaaatattaaaacaaattgatttcattatatTTACCGCAGATTTGAAAGTAATCAATGCCATATATTGATTAGGACTACCATCTCTAAGTATCCTAAAATGTCGAACATCTTGATGGCAAGGTGCTGTAAACCTTAGAAGATCATGACAAGTCATTGTAGCTGGGACTGCAAGAATGCAGATAGTTTGGGTACGTTCTGCTGCATGACGTATGTCTGTTAATTtgctaaaaaatttttaatattattgtgtGTTTCTACAAGTGATTCAAAAATCACATCAAAAGAATCcaaatgaaaaaattttcaTAGTAACATAATTTTTATTGTTAAGTAACAGATTTGTCAAATGATAATATAATTAGAACAaaatgtgcatacttttccttgTACAAATGTATAATTCCCTTGGTCACTTCAACAAATGGATTTCCAGAAATGAAATTGATTTGATCACAGGCGCATGCACTTGCACCTGCAATCTCTGAATTATCATAAGTAGCTTCTTCAGAATTAGCTCTAGAAGTAGAGCCAGATGTGCTAGTTCCCTGAGAAGGAAGCGATAACTCTGGCTTCTCTGTAAGACTTGTGCAATTCTCCATATTTATCTTTGTTGGTTCTCTGCGACCCCTCATCTTGGCAGCCATTGCGCCTGGATTACGAAATCCACTGTGAATTAATTGTGATGCAAGCAAGGTATGATCTTCTTTGCACTTTCAACAATTTTATTAGCAATTTTCATGAACAAAATAGTTAgaaataatgtattttttaaaagcAAAGTTTTTAAACGAATATTATATGAGAATTTCAACAATAtacaaataaagaataaaaataagctTACGTTCTAAATATGTAATTAAAATTGGAAAGAACAACAATGTCTGCAACATAACATGATACATTGAATACACCATAGAATATTAGTATCATGCATGCTTAACATCTATTTAATTATATGTAACTAAAAAACAAAGATGAGCCTCAGATAAAACTTATTTgtttgtgtgtatgtgtgtgtattttttttatagataATAACATTTGCATAAAATTACATGTGATCTTACAAAAAAAGAATGATTACGTAGAAATAATAACACTATTTTGACAAGGAACATAACCTTAAAGATAATTGTAAACAAAAACATTAATTGAAATGGTtcgttataaatataaatagagtttgaagagaaaactataaaaaaaaattgaaggtcattattttaatagaaaatatgaaaaaatgtttaccaTTCGATTCTTCAGAATCCTCGTCAACAATCTCGACGCGAATAACGCAGAGAGACACCGAAATAGGAGAAGAACTCATCCCATGAAATAATACTTATCGCGCATTattacaaacaaatttttcattgtgCTCATTATTGTTAAGTACTTGTTAGCACTTTAAGCGACCCCCATGATCAACTGACAAGGACCTTGTGAATGTCGCACTCCTGATTAGCAGGTTAAATTTATCTTTCActctttattttccatttttaattCTTACTAATGAACTGTAGACCGATTACATTCTGATCATAAGTAGTCACAAACAATGAATTGTCACAATCGTGGTGACATTCACTTTCACAATTAATTCCGTAGATGTTTTGATTCCTTCGTACATACGAGACTTGCAAAAAACATTGAAAGTTGGAAGACTCCTACGTTCGAAAAACGTTCCTATCGTGCCATCTGACAATGATCGTTGtaactaaatataaatatataagaaccattcttcgtttttatagaaattttagCAAACATGTACGAACTAACTTCTATTACTTTTCATATAGAAAAAAAACATTGCAAACTTGTTTTACGAAGCGccagaaattttattaaagtgtTACAGACATAtaccaaaattttcccagttatatttcataaatcattagagacgtgttacatattttcAACAGTCCTTAGTATCTATTGAAAGcccttgaatttttcaatatatttaaagaaatcgtcgaacgaaaatatgACAGAATTGCATTAAAAATATCAAACTGTTTCCACGAACAGAAAAGTTTCGATGAAATATGCAGTGCGTAGAGCAAACTTTATACAGTTtcatagaaaatataatacattggaTGTTACAAATTTGAAGGAAAATGTGATTACGTAAATCAATTACCAAAACATGTCAATATGCGATGAGTAAAAACTCAGGAAGATAACTTTCGAAGCTGGGGCAAGTcgctttggaaaatttcaagaatatttcgaatttaatttttatcagaGATGCGCATTGTAACTGcttcaaaaatttaaatacaatccAATTATTCACATCGCGTACTTTTCGTTTGTTCCCGTGTTTAATGTTTCATAGAAAAGAATCGAACGATGTGGACTTCCCGGGTTACTTTTTGTGTATTCATTTCGCGGCGTAGGCGTGATGAAAGAAACAGCGACTTGCGTTAATTTCAAAAGTTACCCTATTAAGTGTAAATTGAATCACTGCTTGATTTAGAAGACGGTTTCCTGTTACTTTTCtgctttttcttttcattttaatgtattttattttcgcaGTCACAACCGAAAGTAGTGTAGCTCAAGCAttcaatagaaaatataaaacattttacGAATATGTTGAATTCTTAATCGCACGCTATGATCATATTAACCTCTTACCGCATGGTGTGCCATGTATGACACGTACCAGAGTTTGTATCTCATTTTTCAATCTTCAACGTTACAACGTATCGCATAAAATGTAATACAATAAATGCGTTGTACACGTAAGTTTAAACAGAACATAGAAATTGTTATCCGCTCGTTTCGCGTGTACTAATCgtgcaattacaattttttgtcACCGCAAATTTGCAGTTTCGACTCCAGATTATACCATACACGTCGTAAATCATAATCGTTACAATGTGTACACGTAGATATCGATGAGAAATCGTTTTCGAAGCATTACTCTTCGTAACTCGTGCGCCATTTCCTACCTAACATAACGTTttcattcaaaaaaaaaaaaaaaaactataacaAAAAGATCACACAGTAAAGGGTTAATACAACAATTGCACATTTGGCGCGAAATTTTAAGAGATGGGAAAACGGAACCCAAGATTGCTTGCGATTCATAGAATATTCCTTCCTACGTAATGCGTTTGTTCGTATTTTAAATGGTCATGCGCCCTATGTGTATctgtgtatatttaaatatatatgtatatatatatttaattaatataacAGCGATATGTCAATATCGAGCAAAACTTTGAAAACAAtaagtttataaaaaatattttgtgaATTTTTAACATTATCACCGCTGCATTCTCTCGAACTGATCAAAACGATAACTGGTCCCACCGAAACCTTGGTGAGATTAATCTCGTTACGTTATTGCTCGATCGACGAACCCTCCGTTCTAATCCAATGATCGATAACGAAAcacaaaaaaaagagagagagagagagagagagagaaaaataaaaaaaaaaaatgaaaacagaaGCCGTCGATCAATTCGATCGGTTCGGTCGGACCGATGATCAGACTATTCGAGAGAGTGCAGCTTCGCGTTGAAAAAGTGACTTTAACAATGTAACGTCGGCTAAATCCTCGCCAGTAAACTGTTAAAATCGCCTTCCGGATTGAATAACGCTAAAAAATCGAATTCAAACGAGCGCTTTCTCATACTCTTTTAATAGCGCGTTTAATGTCTACCCTCTAAATTGATTCTTCACGTTACGCTATGATAAATCGAATGGTTCTAGAAAAATAAATGATTCTATCAATGCGAATCGATTAAATACGCTTTTGAGTGATGAAATCGGTGATCCCCGCTCGCAAACACTTGCTTTCTCGCTCGTCGGTGAATCGTACCACGGGTGCAcgaaataattgttaacaacTTGTCTACCGTAATGTACGACATTGTCGCATAATAATCACCATTGCCAACAAGTTATAAAATTTTCTGAAATCCCCATATTGTAACAACGTATGCCTACCGAGAGTGTGTACGCATACAAGGTGTACGAGAACGAGCGCGTGTTACGCACACAGAGATGGATCGTGTTCGACCGAAAATGGAACACCTCTGACGCGATCGCGATTTCCCGTGTAATTCGTTTATACATTGCGAAGGGTGCTTCGTAGTGCGTTTTCAAAATGTGCTCAGAACGGAGAACTAAACGGTTAAGAGTTAGTTATAACATTCGACGAATAGACGTCGTATCTGGTTAAATCGGTGCTGTCTAACGTAAGCGCCGGAACACACTGTAGtttaactatttttatttacaagggAACCCTACAGCGGGAATGTGCGCTTTCTCGGCCGAGACCGTGTGCAAAATGTCGAAGACtacgagtaaaaataaatttcaacgtaTCGGTTGTCGAAGCTCGGTCACATTTGCAAcgttacgttgaacgttacgaaTTTCGGAACATCAACACGACTGTCGCAAGTTACAAGTGGTTGTCAATCGCGATGATGATCGtctcgattgaaaaaaaaaaagaaaaagaatgatcGTGCGTCGACAACTAACGTTTCGGAATTTATTCTCGTGGTCGAGAGTTCCCTTGTCAACGATGGGGAACGATAATTCTCGATTACATTATACCTATTCTCTCGTTTATATAGTATAGAATGCCTAACAGCGAGGTGTCGCTTTAAAAATCGCGTTTGCCGCGAGAGTGGGGGAAATGGCCTCGAACGGCCGATCAAAATCGATCGTACTATAATCGCCAGAACTGTTACGCGTTCGGTCAAACGGTTGCTCCGTTTGCGCAATATGCGTTTGTTAACGTACACGCATCGAGTATATGTATATGTTCGTATTATGTGTATATGCTTTCCTTTGGATTAACAACGTGCGCTAAACAGCGTGGTTTCGCTACAAATCCAACAATTGCAATGGACGGTTTGCGAACAAACTCAATGGAACGACTCGA contains:
- the LOC143151937 gene encoding BRCA1-associated protein isoform X3, whose protein sequence is MAAKMRGRREPTKINMENCTSLTEKPELSLPSQGTSTSGSTSRANSEEATYDNSEIAGASACACDQINFISGNPFVEVTKGIIHLYKENKLTDIRHAAERTQTICILAVPATMTCHDLLRFTAPCHQDVRHFRILRDGSPNQYMALITFKSANAATEFYGSFNGAPYNSFEPDVICHMVFVYSVEVTYNAMPLSGHTELPLCPVCLERMDESVDGILTILCNHTFHASCLAKWGDTSCPVCRYAQTPESLADSYCMECNSGESNDALWICLICGHIGCSRYHQGHAFQHYRETHHCYAMQLGNNRVWDYVGDNFVHRLLQNKDGKMVEGGPTATKAEGAAMEEKVDSVQLEFTYLLTSQLETQRQYFEERLGRLEQHSVLQTTELREKLSQVSEENAKVKEQLATLSREKQSVDKRLQQVSNKLVQVQAELTEEKELRKALELNQASWQDKYKTLQNEMTECQSAKQAEVADLKEQVQDLMFYLDAQKKVEKSELREEIASGRILIPETSGTIKKNTRPSKSRKKR
- the LOC143151937 gene encoding BRCA1-associated protein isoform X2, whose amino-acid sequence is MTLLFFPILITYLERAMAAKMRGRREPTKINMENCTSLTEKPELSLPSQGTSTSGSTSRANSEEATYDNSEIAGASACACDQINFISGNPFVEVTKGIIHLYKENKLTDIRHAAERTQTICILAVPATMTCHDLLRFTAPCHQDVRHFRILRDGSPNQYMALITFKSANAATEFYGSFNGAPYNSFEPDVICHMVFVYSVEVTYNAMPLSGHTELPLCPVCLERMDESVDGILTILCNHTFHASCLAKWGDTSCPVCRYAQTPESLADSYCMECNSGESNDALWICLICGHIGCSRYHQGHAFQHYRETHHCYAMQLGNNRVWDYVGDNFVHRLLQNKDGKMVEGGPTATKAEGAAMEEKVDSVQLEFTYLLTSQLETQRQYFEERLGRLEQHSVLQTTELREKLSQVSEENAKVKEQLATLSREKQSVDKRLQQVSNKLVQVQAELTEEKELRKALELNQASWQDKYKTLQNEMTECQSAKQAEVADLKEQVQDLMFYLDAQKKVEKSELREEIASGRILIPETSGTIKKNTRPSKSRKKR
- the LOC143151937 gene encoding BRCA1-associated protein isoform X1 produces the protein MSSSPISVSLCVIRVEIVDEDSEESNGAMAAKMRGRREPTKINMENCTSLTEKPELSLPSQGTSTSGSTSRANSEEATYDNSEIAGASACACDQINFISGNPFVEVTKGIIHLYKENKLTDIRHAAERTQTICILAVPATMTCHDLLRFTAPCHQDVRHFRILRDGSPNQYMALITFKSANAATEFYGSFNGAPYNSFEPDVICHMVFVYSVEVTYNAMPLSGHTELPLCPVCLERMDESVDGILTILCNHTFHASCLAKWGDTSCPVCRYAQTPESLADSYCMECNSGESNDALWICLICGHIGCSRYHQGHAFQHYRETHHCYAMQLGNNRVWDYVGDNFVHRLLQNKDGKMVEGGPTATKAEGAAMEEKVDSVQLEFTYLLTSQLETQRQYFEERLGRLEQHSVLQTTELREKLSQVSEENAKVKEQLATLSREKQSVDKRLQQVSNKLVQVQAELTEEKELRKALELNQASWQDKYKTLQNEMTECQSAKQAEVADLKEQVQDLMFYLDAQKKVEKSELREEIASGRILIPETSGTIKKNTRPSKSRKKR